One region of Eupeodes corollae chromosome 1, idEupCoro1.1, whole genome shotgun sequence genomic DNA includes:
- the LOC129939148 gene encoding uncharacterized protein LOC129939148 — MYLIPSTMNLREELLQVEEEVLFKPCKKVIELKQNEKYRIGKLKRCVTKFGERIVADLGEFQTFFPMRYNKLSDAAITEINRGSFNFTYLCPLGRTASIKIEEEL, encoded by the exons ATGTATCTCATACCGTCGACGATGAATCTCAGAGAAGAACTTTTACAAGTTGAAGAGGAAGTTTTGTTCAAGCCTTGTAAAAAGgttattgaattaaaacaaaatgaaaaatatcgtaTTGGTAAACTGAAACGTTGTGTTACGAAATTTGGAGAACGAATTGTTGCTGATTTGGGCGAATTTCag aCTTTCTTCCCAATGCGATACAACAAATTGTCAGACGCTGCAATAACCGAAATCAATCGAGGTTCATTCAACTTTACCTATTTATGTCCGTTAGGACGAACTGCtagtattaaaattgaagaagaactgtaa